From Variovorax sp. PMC12, the proteins below share one genomic window:
- a CDS encoding DUF58 domain-containing protein, which produces MSLRSRIDGWFLSRRPPSDTLELTQRNVYIVPTRAGWTLAATLLVLLVASINYQLNLGYLLTFLLAGSVAVGMHVCHGTLRGLSMHMVAPDAHYAGAAAVFKVVLHNTRRSVRYGIGMAVRGSGQWAWTDVPAEGTATVEIAFQPERRGLHPVPPLTAETRFPLGTFRVWTVWRPAARMLVYPTPEAHPPPLPPGEPLSGPAAASAALRAAGSGEYDGVRAYRRGDPLKLVVWKKAARAQAAGSEDLVSRDTQQTQREELWLDAHSAGLPDTEARISRLCAWVLMADRLGVDYGMRVAGRVVKPSQGEAHRRACLEALALC; this is translated from the coding sequence GTGAGCCTGCGCTCGCGCATCGACGGCTGGTTCCTGTCGCGCCGGCCGCCGTCGGACACGCTGGAGCTGACCCAGCGCAACGTCTACATCGTGCCCACGCGGGCAGGCTGGACGCTGGCCGCCACGCTGCTGGTGCTGCTGGTCGCGTCGATCAACTACCAGCTCAACCTGGGCTACCTGCTGACCTTCCTGCTGGCCGGCAGCGTGGCGGTGGGCATGCACGTGTGCCACGGCACGCTGCGCGGGCTGTCGATGCACATGGTGGCGCCCGATGCGCACTACGCGGGCGCGGCGGCCGTCTTCAAGGTGGTGCTGCACAACACGCGGCGCAGCGTTCGCTACGGCATCGGCATGGCGGTGCGCGGCAGCGGCCAGTGGGCCTGGACCGACGTGCCGGCCGAAGGCACCGCCACCGTCGAGATCGCGTTCCAGCCCGAGCGGCGCGGCCTGCACCCGGTGCCGCCGCTCACCGCCGAGACGCGCTTTCCGCTCGGCACCTTCCGCGTGTGGACGGTGTGGCGGCCGGCGGCGCGGATGCTGGTCTACCCCACGCCCGAAGCCCATCCGCCGCCGCTGCCGCCGGGCGAGCCGCTGTCCGGCCCGGCCGCCGCATCGGCCGCATTGCGCGCCGCCGGCTCCGGCGAATACGACGGCGTGCGCGCCTACCGGCGCGGCGACCCGCTGAAGCTCGTGGTCTGGAAGAAGGCCGCGCGCGCCCAGGCGGCCGGCTCCGAAGACCTGGTGAGCCGCGACACCCAGCAGACGCAACGCGAGGAACTCTGGCTCGACGCCCATTCCGCCGGCCTCCCCGACACCGAAGCCCGCATCTCGCGCCTGTGCGCCTGGGTGCTGATGGCCGACCGGCTGGGCGTGGACTACGGCATGCGCGTGGCGGGCCGGGTGGTGAAACCCTCTCAGGGCGAGGCGCACCGGCGCGCATGCCTCGAAGCCCTGGCCCTTTGCTGA